From Ferroacidibacillus organovorans, a single genomic window includes:
- the icmF gene encoding fused isobutyryl-CoA mutase/GTPase IcmF, producing MDEKPYFPKHHVRFVTASSLFDGHDASINIMRRILQASGVEVIHLGHNRSVAEVVKAAIEEDVQAIAISSYQGGHVEYFRYMIDLLRTLGASHIHVFGGGGGVIVKREIDELHEYGVTRIYSPEDGRLLGLQGMINEMIRISDHDTPCTRALKWAKEGIPENLAWNHQDVAEIISLFEDRESGAEFKPLLLKSIKECVQSGKAHIPVVGLTGTGGSGKSSLTDELTRRFLTHFPSKRIAILSVDPTRQKTGGALLGDRIRMNAIDHPNVYMRSFATRSANSEISLALRDAIEICRAARFDLILVETSGIGQGDAAVVSHCDISIYVMTSEFGAPSQLEKIDMLDYADFIAINKFERRGSMDALRDVRKQLQRNRGWFEHKAESLPVYGTMASSYRDEGVQKLFYDLVNRLAAQFDESFTVENHAVVKTSSRQAILSAERQSYLLDVVKTIKQYKANTKAYAETATAWFQIEGTRQQLLHQFDQAAIRVMEEKVDALRAALPRQLVDQIEGIPALRAGYAQDEYVTNIRGREIRTPLFVRSLSNTRIPKVALPSFRDYGEWVRFLREENVPGAFPFTAGVFSFKRTEEEPRRQFAGEGTPERTNRRFHYLSQNDTAKRLSTAFDSVTLYGEDPAERPDIYGKIGESGVSVCTLDDMNRLFAGFDLTDPSTSVSMTINGPAPILLAMFFNTAIRQQEDAFIKREGRDPLEHEREKLKWSTLRRVRGTVQADILKEDQGQNTCIFSTDFALRMMGDIQQYFVDHSISNYYSVSISGYHIAEAGANPISQLAFTLSNAFTYVEYYLSRGMKIDDFAGNLSFFFSNGMDPEYTVMGRVARRIWAVAMRDFYGGSERSQKLKYHIQTSGRSLHAQEIDFNDIRTTLQALLAIYDNCNSLHTNAYDEAITTPTEESVRRAMAIQMIINREFGLTMNENPLQGSYLVEQLTDLVEEAVLDEFLRINDRGGVLGAMETQYQRGKIQEESLEYEMQKHSGALPIVGVNTFLRPGGEPMVKDVPLARATPEEKRLQIEHLRQFQERHRGEVEEAIDRLKRIALEGENLFAELMETVKVASLGQITEALYEVGGQYRRNM from the coding sequence GTGGACGAAAAGCCGTATTTCCCGAAACATCATGTGCGCTTTGTCACTGCCTCAAGCCTGTTTGACGGTCATGACGCATCCATCAACATTATGCGCAGGATTTTGCAGGCAAGCGGAGTTGAAGTGATCCACCTCGGACACAATCGCTCTGTGGCGGAAGTCGTGAAAGCGGCGATTGAAGAGGATGTTCAAGCGATTGCGATCAGCTCTTATCAAGGCGGCCACGTCGAGTACTTTCGCTATATGATTGACCTGTTACGCACACTTGGAGCCTCACATATCCACGTTTTTGGCGGTGGAGGCGGGGTGATTGTCAAGCGTGAGATTGATGAATTGCACGAGTATGGCGTCACGCGTATTTATTCTCCTGAGGATGGACGGTTGCTTGGACTTCAGGGAATGATCAACGAAATGATTCGCATCAGCGATCATGATACGCCGTGCACCCGCGCGTTAAAATGGGCGAAAGAGGGGATTCCTGAAAATCTGGCATGGAATCATCAAGACGTGGCTGAAATCATCTCACTCTTTGAAGATCGCGAGTCAGGCGCGGAGTTTAAACCTCTCCTTTTAAAGTCAATAAAAGAGTGCGTGCAGTCTGGCAAGGCACACATTCCGGTGGTCGGTCTCACAGGCACTGGTGGTTCTGGCAAGAGTTCCTTGACGGATGAACTGACGCGCCGTTTTCTCACTCATTTTCCGTCAAAGCGAATCGCGATCCTATCCGTAGACCCAACGCGCCAAAAAACGGGAGGGGCACTCCTTGGAGACCGAATTCGCATGAATGCGATCGACCATCCCAATGTGTACATGCGCTCGTTTGCGACACGTTCTGCGAATTCTGAGATTTCGCTTGCACTCCGTGACGCCATCGAGATTTGCCGCGCAGCCCGCTTTGATCTGATTCTCGTTGAGACAAGTGGCATTGGCCAAGGGGATGCCGCCGTCGTTTCACATTGCGACATCAGCATCTATGTGATGACTTCAGAGTTTGGCGCGCCTTCGCAACTTGAGAAGATTGACATGCTTGACTATGCCGATTTTATCGCGATCAATAAGTTTGAGCGGCGCGGCTCGATGGACGCTTTACGCGACGTGCGCAAGCAGTTGCAGCGTAACCGCGGATGGTTTGAGCACAAAGCGGAGTCATTGCCTGTGTATGGAACGATGGCGAGTTCATACCGCGACGAAGGCGTACAGAAGCTGTTTTATGACTTGGTGAATCGACTCGCCGCTCAATTTGACGAATCATTTACAGTCGAGAATCATGCAGTGGTAAAAACGAGTTCGCGACAAGCCATTCTTTCGGCAGAACGCCAGAGCTATTTGCTTGACGTGGTCAAAACGATCAAGCAGTACAAAGCGAACACGAAGGCGTACGCAGAGACGGCGACTGCATGGTTTCAGATCGAAGGCACGCGACAACAGCTTTTGCATCAGTTCGATCAAGCGGCGATTCGCGTCATGGAGGAAAAAGTCGACGCACTGCGCGCGGCGCTTCCCCGCCAACTCGTGGATCAAATCGAAGGAATTCCCGCGCTTCGTGCGGGTTATGCCCAGGATGAATACGTGACAAACATTCGCGGCCGCGAGATTCGCACGCCGCTTTTTGTGCGCTCCCTTTCGAACACGCGCATTCCTAAAGTGGCACTTCCCTCGTTTCGCGATTACGGTGAATGGGTGCGTTTTTTGCGTGAAGAGAATGTGCCGGGGGCATTTCCTTTTACGGCGGGCGTCTTTTCGTTCAAACGAACAGAGGAAGAACCGCGGCGCCAATTTGCGGGAGAGGGGACGCCTGAGCGGACGAACCGCCGGTTTCACTATCTTTCGCAAAATGACACGGCCAAGCGTTTGTCGACTGCGTTTGACAGCGTGACACTCTATGGTGAAGATCCCGCAGAGCGGCCGGACATTTACGGGAAAATCGGTGAGAGTGGCGTGAGTGTCTGCACGCTTGACGACATGAACCGGCTTTTTGCCGGATTTGATCTGACAGATCCCTCGACGTCTGTCTCGATGACGATCAATGGACCTGCCCCGATTCTTCTTGCCATGTTTTTTAATACGGCGATCAGGCAGCAAGAAGATGCGTTTATAAAACGCGAGGGACGCGATCCATTGGAACATGAGCGAGAGAAACTGAAATGGTCGACTCTGCGGCGCGTTCGGGGTACGGTTCAAGCAGATATTTTGAAAGAGGATCAAGGTCAGAATACGTGCATCTTCTCTACAGATTTTGCGCTTCGGATGATGGGGGATATTCAACAGTATTTTGTGGATCACTCCATTTCGAATTATTACTCGGTATCAATCAGTGGTTATCATATCGCAGAGGCGGGAGCCAACCCGATTTCGCAACTCGCATTTACCTTGTCAAACGCCTTTACGTATGTAGAGTACTATCTTAGCCGCGGGATGAAGATTGATGACTTTGCGGGGAACCTTTCTTTTTTCTTCAGCAATGGCATGGACCCGGAGTACACCGTCATGGGACGTGTCGCGCGACGCATTTGGGCTGTGGCCATGCGCGATTTTTACGGCGGATCAGAGCGAAGTCAAAAGCTCAAATATCACATCCAGACGTCTGGCCGCTCGCTTCATGCGCAAGAAATTGATTTTAATGACATCCGGACGACGCTTCAGGCACTTCTCGCAATTTATGACAACTGTAATTCGCTGCACACCAACGCTTACGATGAAGCAATCACCACACCAACTGAAGAGAGCGTGCGGCGGGCGATGGCGATTCAAATGATCATCAATCGCGAGTTTGGGCTTACGATGAATGAGAATCCGCTGCAAGGCTCATACCTCGTTGAACAACTGACGGATCTGGTCGAAGAGGCGGTGCTCGACGAATTTCTGAGAATCAATGATCGCGGCGGCGTGCTAGGCGCGATGGAAACTCAGTACCAACGGGGGAAAATTCAGGAAGAGTCGCTGGAGTACGAGATGCAAAAACATTCGGGTGCGTTGCCGATTGTCGGAGTCAATACGTTTTTGCGCCCAGGCGGTGAGCCGATGGTGAAGGATGTCCCTCTTGCAAGGGCGACACCTGAAGAGAAGCGATTGCAGATAGAGCATCTTCGACAGTTTCAGGAGCGGCATCGCGGTGAGGTTGAGGAGGCTATCGATCGACTCAAAAGAATTGCGCTTGAAGGCGAAAACTTGTTTGCAGAATTGATGGAGACGGTGAAAGTGGCCAGTCTCGGCCAGATTACGGAAGCTCTCTATGAAGTCGGAGGACAGTACCGGAGAAATATGTAA
- a CDS encoding undecaprenyl-diphosphate phosphatase yields the protein MHVSQTLIFALIQGITELFPISSVGHGVLLPYLLHWPNVQANPAFLPYLVLLHVGTAVALLIYFFRDWLTFLVALFAKDSKSSVVAKRQRIARKEFILLVVGTIPAVIIGGLGAKKFASLFATPRIAMIFLIVNGIILILGDRLLKRKGNRNMDDLNFKEILIIGVLESLALIPGFSRSAMTMIGGLMYGLRYEAAARLSFLLATPVILGAAVKELPKLHNNHTMLAMGLLGGVVAGIAAYASTWFLMRYFKTHEIKALRPFGYYCVGLGGLVLIYSFFV from the coding sequence ATGCATGTATCGCAGACCCTGATTTTTGCCCTCATTCAGGGGATCACAGAGCTTTTCCCGATCAGCAGTGTCGGACACGGGGTTCTCCTTCCATATCTCCTTCATTGGCCGAACGTTCAGGCGAATCCTGCCTTTCTTCCTTATCTGGTTTTGCTCCATGTAGGAACGGCAGTTGCGCTGCTCATCTACTTTTTTCGCGACTGGCTCACGTTTTTGGTCGCGCTCTTTGCAAAAGACAGCAAGTCTTCGGTAGTGGCTAAACGGCAACGCATCGCGCGCAAAGAATTTATATTGCTGGTTGTCGGTACCATTCCTGCGGTGATCATTGGTGGGCTTGGTGCGAAAAAATTTGCGAGCTTGTTTGCCACCCCGCGCATAGCCATGATTTTTCTCATCGTAAACGGCATTATCCTCATCCTTGGCGATAGACTCTTAAAGCGAAAAGGGAATCGCAATATGGATGATCTCAACTTTAAAGAAATTTTGATTATCGGGGTGCTCGAGTCCCTTGCCTTGATTCCTGGATTTTCTCGGTCTGCCATGACGATGATTGGAGGACTGATGTACGGTCTTCGCTATGAGGCTGCGGCGCGCCTCAGTTTTCTTCTCGCGACACCAGTCATTCTCGGCGCAGCCGTCAAAGAGCTCCCCAAGCTTCACAACAACCATACAATGCTTGCGATGGGACTGCTTGGCGGTGTGGTTGCCGGGATCGCGGCGTACGCGAGTACATGGTTTTTAATGCGGTACTTTAAAACACACGAGATCAAGGCACTTCGTCCGTTTGGGTATTATTGCGTTGGATTGGGAGGACTCGTTTTAATTTATAGCTTTTTTGTCTGA
- a CDS encoding MFS transporter, which translates to MGRKGGGILRFFFLKRLSADARRLVGSNTLFIAGLGLSATFINVYLWRVDHSLFPLILFNGFLDVGIPLAFVICGFLAHRVKEPTLLRIGIIGVSVFFALLLFAGKAAAHHAIWLGLLFGLGQGFYWYAFHVASFDCTRADARTDFHAASGFFTSLVGMLAPFVAGLIIANSARLTGYSLVFACTFTLFVILFVQSFRLRHGPCRRTEFAEGFCFARDPDWRRVWLATVSFGLREGVYAFVIPILVFFSSKTEAGVGDFGLWTGIVALLSYGWIGRIKRHELLKRFMIVPSIALGGFACVLLLGIKPMILTIFGASTALLFPFVMIPLTSVTQDEIDESERSSVRRAEYVISREVALGVGRVSGILLLFIFLAIFPGVHGVLIVSSILGFAYVLTSVLIAKVTYTDRRLGPMR; encoded by the coding sequence ATGGGAAGGAAAGGAGGGGGTATCCTGCGCTTCTTTTTTTTAAAACGGCTTTCGGCGGATGCGCGAAGACTTGTTGGATCAAACACGCTTTTTATCGCGGGGCTAGGCCTCTCGGCTACATTCATCAACGTTTATTTATGGCGTGTTGATCATTCCCTTTTTCCACTTATTTTGTTTAACGGATTCCTTGATGTAGGGATTCCCCTCGCGTTTGTGATATGCGGCTTTTTGGCGCATCGGGTCAAAGAGCCAACCCTTTTGCGTATAGGCATTATAGGGGTTTCTGTTTTTTTCGCGCTTTTGCTCTTTGCAGGGAAAGCGGCTGCGCATCACGCAATATGGCTCGGACTCTTGTTTGGACTCGGTCAGGGTTTTTATTGGTACGCGTTTCACGTCGCTTCGTTTGATTGCACGCGGGCAGATGCGCGAACAGATTTTCACGCAGCGTCAGGTTTTTTTACATCGCTGGTCGGAATGCTTGCTCCGTTTGTTGCTGGTCTCATCATTGCAAACTCCGCGAGACTCACTGGATATTCCCTTGTTTTTGCCTGTACGTTCACACTTTTTGTCATTCTTTTTGTGCAGTCTTTCCGGTTGCGACACGGCCCGTGCCGCCGTACGGAGTTCGCAGAAGGATTCTGTTTTGCGCGGGATCCTGACTGGCGCAGGGTCTGGCTTGCGACGGTGAGCTTTGGCTTGCGCGAAGGTGTCTATGCGTTTGTCATTCCAATTCTCGTTTTTTTCTCGTCAAAAACAGAAGCGGGTGTCGGCGACTTTGGTTTGTGGACGGGTATTGTCGCATTGCTGTCGTATGGGTGGATCGGTCGAATCAAACGACACGAGCTTCTCAAGCGTTTTATGATTGTCCCAAGTATCGCGCTTGGAGGGTTTGCCTGCGTACTTCTTTTGGGAATCAAGCCGATGATTTTGACTATTTTCGGGGCAAGTACGGCACTCTTGTTTCCGTTTGTCATGATTCCGCTTACGTCAGTCACTCAAGATGAGATCGATGAGTCGGAACGATCGAGCGTGCGCCGGGCGGAGTATGTCATTAGCCGTGAAGTCGCGCTTGGCGTTGGTCGTGTGAGTGGGATTTTGTTACTCTTTATTTTTCTCGCGATTTTTCCAGGGGTTCACGGCGTGTTGATTGTCTCATCCATTCTCGGGTTTGCCTATGTATTGACGAGCGTGTTAATCGCCAAGGTTACGTATACAGACAGGCGTTTGGGGCCTATGCGATAA
- a CDS encoding indolepyruvate ferredoxin oxidoreductase subunit alpha — protein MAFIITSPCIGEKAADCVETCPVDAIHEGEDQYYIDPDTCIDCGACEAVCPVAAIFQEDFVPEEEKSFIQKNADFFKS, from the coding sequence GTGGCGTTTATCATTACATCACCGTGTATCGGTGAAAAAGCTGCCGACTGTGTTGAAACTTGCCCAGTTGATGCGATTCATGAAGGCGAAGATCAATACTACATCGATCCAGATACGTGCATTGACTGCGGCGCCTGCGAAGCGGTGTGCCCAGTAGCGGCTATTTTTCAAGAAGATTTTGTTCCAGAAGAAGAAAAGTCCTTCATTCAAAAGAATGCAGACTTCTTTAAATCGTAA
- a CDS encoding NAD(P)/FAD-dependent oxidoreductase, with protein sequence MEHIVILGGGYAGLLCAQELRKHVSSSDAEITLVNKHAYHQLITQLHETAVGARPDRSLRLSLSKLLEGKNVEIVKGTVSAILPDERLVELQDGRTITYDKLVVALGSETEYFGIAGMKEHAFTLKSVNQARLIRAHIESCFARYLYERDPALLRFVVGGAGFSGIELVGELADALPQFALEAGISMDQVELYNIEAAPGILPGFDKDLVDAAQTSLTSRGVRFMTGAAITQVEPGRVTVKTGEVIETHTVIWTGGVRGNQLVVDAGFETEPRGRAKVNEYLQSVSHPDVYIIGDACFVIGEEGRPLPPTAQLAWQMGIASGKNITNELRGAALEPFKPNILGALASLGRKDAVGKVFKSYKMYGKMAYMAKEASQMRYLAKIGAMFHSS encoded by the coding sequence ATGGAACACATCGTCATCCTAGGCGGCGGTTATGCGGGACTTCTCTGCGCGCAAGAGTTGCGAAAACATGTATCTTCTTCTGACGCAGAAATCACCCTTGTCAATAAGCACGCCTATCATCAATTGATCACACAGCTTCACGAGACGGCGGTTGGTGCGCGCCCGGATCGTTCACTGCGCCTCTCGCTTTCGAAGCTGCTTGAAGGAAAAAATGTGGAAATTGTCAAAGGCACGGTTAGCGCAATCCTTCCTGATGAGCGCTTGGTTGAGCTTCAGGATGGCAGGACGATCACGTATGATAAATTGGTCGTCGCACTCGGGAGCGAAACGGAGTACTTTGGAATCGCGGGAATGAAGGAACATGCATTCACGCTAAAGTCAGTCAATCAGGCGCGCTTGATTCGTGCACATATTGAATCTTGTTTTGCGCGCTATCTTTACGAGCGCGACCCGGCGCTTTTGCGGTTTGTCGTTGGGGGAGCCGGGTTTAGCGGGATTGAACTCGTGGGAGAACTTGCTGACGCGCTGCCGCAGTTTGCGCTTGAGGCGGGTATTTCGATGGATCAAGTTGAACTCTACAACATTGAGGCGGCACCAGGGATACTCCCTGGTTTTGACAAGGACCTTGTGGATGCCGCGCAGACCAGCCTGACGTCACGCGGTGTACGCTTTATGACGGGCGCTGCCATTACGCAGGTTGAGCCTGGGCGCGTTACGGTTAAAACCGGAGAAGTGATCGAGACACACACCGTGATCTGGACAGGTGGCGTGCGCGGAAATCAATTGGTTGTGGATGCGGGATTTGAGACAGAACCGCGCGGGCGGGCAAAGGTTAACGAGTATCTACAGTCGGTTAGCCACCCCGATGTGTATATCATTGGAGACGCTTGTTTTGTCATCGGTGAAGAGGGGAGACCGCTTCCTCCGACGGCGCAACTGGCGTGGCAGATGGGGATTGCAAGTGGCAAAAATATAACCAATGAGCTTCGCGGCGCAGCGCTTGAACCATTTAAGCCAAACATCTTAGGGGCCCTTGCGTCACTCGGTCGCAAAGATGCGGTCGGCAAAGTTTTTAAATCCTATAAGATGTACGGGAAAATGGCGTATATGGCCAAAGAGGCCAGTCAGATGCGCTACCTCGCCAAAATCGGCGCAATGTTTCACTCCAGCTAA
- the yfmF gene encoding EF-P 5-aminopentanol modification-associated protein YfmF, translating to MEGDSFQRAGVEVEKDLHRQRIENLINDKAAYAGDRTIALMCKDESFGVPRLGYADRVENITSTGLYHKYKEILRDATVHLYAVGNFTSDQFEALALRAFSPLAEMRFTAVETAVKAPTVSPVEKPIATVVEQMDVQQGVLCVGLRSTVLYQDDMYPALLVYNGILGGFPHSKLFVNVREKASLAYYASSRMYGLKGILLIQSGIQIENYEQAKAIILEQIRAMETEITEEERSFTIQGLINQYKLSDDQPLTDAMMDVYARLGGKKRSVDALIEAVQAVTIQDVQEVARTVKVDTIYFLRDEEGISHA from the coding sequence TTGGAAGGTGATAGCTTTCAACGTGCAGGGGTTGAAGTTGAAAAAGACTTGCACAGACAGCGCATCGAAAATCTCATCAACGATAAAGCTGCATATGCAGGCGATCGCACAATCGCACTTATGTGTAAAGACGAGTCGTTTGGTGTTCCGCGCCTGGGCTATGCGGATCGTGTAGAAAACATTACGTCAACAGGACTTTATCATAAGTATAAAGAAATCCTGCGCGATGCGACGGTGCACCTTTACGCAGTGGGTAATTTTACAAGCGATCAATTTGAAGCGCTTGCACTTCGCGCATTCTCACCGCTCGCAGAGATGCGCTTTACAGCCGTTGAAACGGCTGTAAAGGCGCCGACGGTCAGTCCTGTTGAGAAACCAATTGCAACGGTTGTAGAGCAAATGGATGTGCAACAAGGGGTACTTTGTGTCGGGCTTCGCTCAACTGTTCTTTATCAAGATGACATGTACCCAGCACTACTCGTATACAATGGCATCCTCGGCGGGTTTCCTCACTCCAAGTTGTTTGTAAATGTTCGCGAGAAGGCGAGCTTGGCTTATTATGCGTCGAGCCGTATGTATGGATTAAAAGGGATTCTTTTGATTCAATCCGGAATTCAGATTGAGAACTACGAGCAGGCCAAGGCGATCATTCTTGAGCAGATTCGCGCGATGGAAACGGAGATTACGGAAGAAGAGCGATCGTTTACAATTCAAGGGTTGATTAACCAATATAAGCTCTCTGACGATCAGCCGCTGACGGATGCAATGATGGACGTTTATGCGCGCCTTGGTGGAAAAAAGCGATCGGTTGATGCGCTGATCGAAGCCGTGCAGGCGGTGACCATTCAAGATGTTCAAGAAGTGGCGCGAACCGTCAAGGTAGATACCATTTACTTCTTGCGCGATGAGGAGGGGATTAGCCATGCATAA
- the yfmH gene encoding EF-P 5-aminopentanol modification-associated protein YfmH, which yields MHKTEYKTLQEAVYHQTLENGLTVYIVHKPDFRQTYASFTTQYGSVDREFVVASRGERVIVPDGIAHFLEHKMFEEEHGDVFQDFARYGAQANAFTTYDTTTYLFSSTANVRENLMTLLDFVQRPYFTDENVEKEKGIIGQEIAMYDEMPNWRCHSNFLRGLYGDHPMGVDIAGTQSSIQKIRKEDLYDCYETFYHPSNMVLFVVGPEEPERVISWVVENQSKKNYTRQKPVQRFLPPVPVRPHEQRVESALTMAQPRVLFGFKETWQSPDAKKRQLRETAMEVWMEALLGRGSALYHALMDEGLTDAGFGSDYELTPWYGHSQMGGNSNRPDELVERVLSELLRYEKAGVGQKDFERVRKKAMGRFFSLLDSPQGIAYVYTAQRLRGIDVFTALDVLEHITIDDVMEALCSHVNEEQLTVSIVRPKPSREDVAGKGGTI from the coding sequence ATGCATAAAACCGAGTACAAAACGCTGCAGGAAGCGGTCTATCATCAGACGCTGGAAAATGGATTGACGGTTTACATCGTGCACAAACCTGATTTTCGTCAGACGTATGCGTCCTTTACGACACAATACGGAAGTGTAGACCGCGAGTTTGTGGTCGCTTCACGTGGCGAACGCGTGATTGTACCGGATGGCATTGCCCATTTTCTTGAACACAAGATGTTCGAAGAAGAGCACGGCGATGTGTTTCAGGATTTCGCGCGCTACGGGGCGCAGGCCAATGCGTTTACTACGTATGACACGACAACCTATCTTTTTTCGTCGACGGCAAACGTTCGCGAGAATCTCATGACGCTGCTTGATTTTGTTCAGCGTCCCTATTTCACGGATGAGAATGTGGAGAAAGAAAAGGGAATTATCGGACAGGAGATCGCCATGTATGACGAGATGCCAAACTGGCGGTGTCATTCGAATTTTTTGCGTGGACTCTATGGCGATCACCCCATGGGGGTTGACATCGCAGGCACTCAGTCGTCTATTCAGAAAATCCGCAAAGAGGATCTCTATGACTGCTACGAGACGTTTTATCATCCGAGTAACATGGTGCTGTTTGTCGTGGGGCCAGAAGAACCTGAGCGGGTTATATCGTGGGTGGTTGAAAATCAGTCAAAGAAAAACTACACGCGGCAAAAGCCAGTTCAGCGATTTTTGCCTCCAGTTCCGGTGAGGCCGCATGAACAGCGCGTGGAATCTGCGTTGACCATGGCGCAGCCGCGCGTCCTATTCGGGTTTAAAGAGACGTGGCAATCGCCTGACGCCAAGAAGAGGCAACTGCGAGAAACGGCGATGGAAGTATGGATGGAGGCGCTTTTGGGGCGCGGTTCGGCGCTTTATCATGCGCTAATGGATGAGGGATTGACCGATGCGGGATTTGGCTCGGATTACGAGTTGACACCTTGGTATGGCCACTCGCAAATGGGCGGCAATTCAAATCGGCCTGATGAACTGGTTGAACGTGTTCTATCAGAGCTTTTGAGGTACGAAAAAGCGGGCGTGGGGCAAAAGGATTTTGAACGTGTCCGAAAAAAAGCGATGGGACGCTTTTTTTCACTGCTCGATTCTCCGCAAGGCATCGCCTATGTATACACAGCCCAAAGACTGCGCGGTATCGATGTATTTACAGCGCTTGACGTGCTTGAACACATCACGATTGATGATGTGATGGAGGCCCTGTGCTCTCACGTAAATGAAGAACAGCTTACCGTGTCCATTGTGCGGCCAAAACCGTCGCGTGAGGATGTCGCAGGAAAGGGCGGTACCATTTAG
- a CDS encoding RluA family pseudouridine synthase has protein sequence MITSKILPQDSGKKLHRYLRQTLPGMPLSGVYKMIRVGRVKVNGVKGKMETVLQPGDELTLYLREEEYESLARSVRKFGGVSTDISVIHEDDHLLILNKPVGLLTHPDAQEHKDTLINRALAYLHGHGEIEHGRSFLPATVNRLDRNTSGLVLIGKDAQTLRDLAEQIRRHKIKKHYLAIVWGKLEGPGEIDLSLVRDTASQVTRPLARSLDQALGKVALTRYRPLASAAGFTLIEVELISGRTHQIRAHLQSIRHPLLGDIKYGGKPAFDVNHHLLHAYGLALADGRTFVAPPSPLFFDILQKTGLTRGLAETSLPLVDVLRDRVTQAEPPRESRRSRG, from the coding sequence GTGATTACGAGTAAGATTCTGCCTCAGGACAGCGGGAAAAAATTGCATCGGTATTTGCGTCAAACGCTGCCTGGCATGCCGCTCAGTGGTGTGTACAAGATGATTCGCGTCGGCCGGGTCAAAGTGAACGGGGTCAAAGGAAAAATGGAGACCGTTTTGCAACCGGGCGACGAATTGACCTTGTACCTTCGCGAGGAGGAGTACGAATCTCTTGCGCGATCCGTGCGCAAGTTCGGCGGCGTTAGTACAGACATATCCGTCATTCATGAAGATGATCATCTTCTGATCCTCAACAAACCCGTTGGGCTGTTGACACACCCTGACGCACAAGAGCACAAAGATACCCTCATCAATCGAGCGCTTGCCTACTTGCATGGGCATGGCGAAATCGAGCACGGCCGCTCGTTTCTGCCAGCGACGGTCAACCGACTCGATCGCAACACATCGGGTCTTGTCTTGATCGGAAAAGATGCGCAAACCCTGCGCGATCTCGCTGAACAAATCAGGCGGCACAAGATCAAAAAACATTATTTGGCGATCGTGTGGGGGAAACTGGAAGGACCGGGTGAAATTGATCTCTCCCTTGTTCGCGATACGGCGAGTCAAGTAACCCGTCCGCTCGCTCGCTCGCTGGATCAGGCTCTCGGCAAGGTGGCCCTCACCCGCTATCGTCCGCTGGCGAGCGCGGCTGGATTTACACTGATCGAGGTGGAACTGATCAGCGGCAGGACGCATCAAATACGCGCCCATCTGCAAAGCATTCGACACCCGCTTCTCGGCGATATCAAGTATGGTGGTAAACCCGCGTTTGATGTCAATCATCACTTGCTCCATGCGTATGGACTGGCGCTGGCAGACGGACGAACGTTTGTGGCGCCTCCGTCACCGCTTTTTTTCGATATTCTGCAAAAAACAGGATTAACGAGGGGACTCGCAGAAACCAGTCTCCCACTTGTGGATGTATTGCGCGATCGGGTTACGCAAGCTGAGCCACCGCGCGAATCGCGACGCTCGCGAGGATGA
- a CDS encoding tRNA threonylcarbamoyladenosine dehydratase — MIHRFSRTELVVGPEGLLRLQHAHIAVLGIGGVGSYAVEALARSGVGTITLVDRDTVDITNINRQIPALTSTIGREKVEVMRERILDINPTCNVHTMHMFFLPETAERFFSHAYDYVIDAMDTVSAKIDLVSRCKERGIPLITSMGAANKIDPTRFTVMDLFDTSMDPIARVMRRELRKKGIHCDVPVVCSTEPPRLPREDVRRAIVPQTLPENASRKASNPPASIAFVPPVAGLILASVAIRAVAQLA; from the coding sequence GTGATCCATCGTTTTTCTCGAACTGAGCTCGTAGTCGGTCCTGAAGGTCTTTTGCGTCTGCAACACGCGCACATCGCAGTGCTTGGCATTGGCGGTGTCGGCTCCTATGCCGTCGAAGCCCTTGCGCGCAGCGGTGTCGGAACCATCACACTGGTCGACCGCGACACAGTTGACATCACCAACATCAACCGCCAGATTCCAGCCCTCACATCAACGATCGGACGCGAAAAAGTCGAGGTCATGCGCGAACGCATCCTCGACATCAACCCGACATGCAATGTCCATACGATGCACATGTTTTTTTTACCGGAAACAGCGGAGCGTTTCTTCTCTCATGCGTACGATTACGTCATCGACGCCATGGATACGGTGAGCGCAAAGATCGATTTGGTGAGCCGCTGCAAAGAACGCGGCATTCCTCTTATCACAAGCATGGGAGCCGCCAATAAGATCGATCCGACACGGTTTACAGTGATGGACTTATTTGATACATCAATGGACCCCATCGCTCGCGTCATGCGCCGGGAATTGCGCAAAAAAGGAATCCACTGCGATGTGCCTGTCGTCTGTTCGACCGAACCGCCTCGATTACCGCGCGAAGACGTCCGACGCGCCATCGTGCCGCAAACCCTGCCGGAAAACGCCTCACGCAAAGCGTCCAATCCTCCAGCAAGCATCGCCTTTGTACCGCCTGTCGCAGGGCTCATCCTCGCGAGCGTCGCGATTCGCGCGGTGGCTCAGCTTGCGTAA